A window of Pungitius pungitius chromosome 19, fPunPun2.1, whole genome shotgun sequence genomic DNA:
GCTGTAGAACCGGGTCGGTTCTGTCCAGTGGTTAGAAATGCTTATAGTGAGTTAGGCTTATAGTGATAAAGTGGAGCGTATAAACTGTTTCTCGCTAGATTTCTATCCATTTGGAAATCCACAATTTCTAGCAAATGCCAGATGTTTTATTCCTGTGAGGTCATATTTTTAAAAGTCTTTTAAATGGCACATTTGacattcttttattatttaattggCCAAATTATACATTGGGTCAATGAGAAAATGTCCAATTAATCAATAACAATCAACATTTGTCTATACCAATAAACCATAATGACCTTGATGCACAGAGGAGTGTTTTTAGAGTCAAAGAGCAGAAAGTGGTGTTCTGGTAAATAGATATTATAGATTTGAATGAACCAGCATCAATgcacagaaaatacattttcagacaTCGGCTCTGATTTAAAATCACCGGTTATTCTTCACGATGTCGCTCCAGGCCACAGAACAAGCTCACAATCGGCTCTTCGGGGGTCAAACCGTCTCCTCGGGCTGAGTGAACTATTTGCTTTGTCACCGCTGAGGTCACCGATGTGTCACAGATGTGTCACAACGCTCGCAAGCTGCAGATCTGTTTCCTTAATTCAAGCCAACCGGGATCTTTTGTCTGCTTTTCCTCAGGTGAGCTGACGCACCACAGTGGGCGGGAGTGAAAGGGACACTTTTCATTGGCTCTTGAGGACGGTCGTTAAGCTCCTAATTGACCTCCAGCGTGGCACAGGTTCAAATCTCCCCTTGAAAGCTCAGCCGCTCGGTCAGTAGTTTGCGTCTCTTTGAATTCGTTCGCCTAGTGTTGTGTTATCAGAAACAAAGCGAAGCACACCGCTACCCTGCGGCTCCAAACCGCTATTCCTCAAACTTACCTCGCCGTGTCCCCGGATATGGAGGCAGCCGCGTCCGCCTTCCAGCACTCGTACGGTCTGGGCCCTCGCTGTCCGGACCCGCGCTACGCAGCCCAGCAGGGCCACGCGCCGCACCCGCCCTCGGCTCCGGGGCCTTCGGGCGCTCCGCGGcccgaggagcagcagcaccacaagcCTTTCTTCTACATACAGCCCTCGCAGCCGTACATGCCCATGCAGTGGCCGGTGCCGGTGCCCATGCACGTGCCCTACAACCCGTACTACCCGGGTTTAGGTGAGCGACGCCATCGGAAAGTACTGAACTTGTGCAGCATGTTGTGCCCTTTTTGTTTAGCATGAATGCTATCGTGTGTGTGCTCTGAGTGCTGTGTCGTCGGATATTGCAGTTTTCACAAAATGGAGGTTGTGGAATTAGTTTATGGCCAATAAGGGTCTTTATGCTTTAtctcttttttaaatggagtGCTTTCCCCTCGGATATTCCTTCACAAAGACCATCTCATCCAccttttttgcaaaaaatatgCTAGATTCTTATTCTAGGATGTATTTTGAATGACTTTAGAAATCTCTAATGTCCTTTCCTCTGCTTTTAAAGGTTACGGCCTGCCCATGATGCCCCACTATCAGCCCAATCCCTACATGGAGCCCCCCGCCTTCGTCGTGCCCACCACCCACCTCCATTTGATGGACTACCGCCGCATGCTCAACCCCCAGTACTACCAGACCATGGCCTACCACTCCCGCCGGTTCCGCTACCAGCAGAACAGCCCGAGCAGGGAGACCACCAGCTCGGAGGTCCAAACCGAGCCGCTTTCCGCTGCCCAGAAGGCTGGCCCCTCGGGGCCCGGTGACGCGCCGGTCCCCGCCGGCCTCCCGGCCCGCAAGGGGGGCGACGACCACCAAAGCCCCGGCGTCTCCGTCAAGGGGCTTCCCTCGCCAGCCCCCTTGGCGCAAAAGTCTgaccccgccgccgccgacccCAGGAAGCAGCCGAGCGGCAGCTTCGTGTTCCAGACGGAGGAGGTGCGGATCGAATGCTGCAGCACGCCGGTgggcctgcagctcctgcacGAGACCAAGGAGGTGTCCCACAGCTTCACGCAAGACAGCGGCGCCGTCCTCCGGGGTTGGCAGGACGAGGAGAGCCGCGTACCCGGCGAGCAGGCGGAGCAGGCCCTCCAAGCGTGTCCCGACGCGCTGGCTGTCGCCGAGACGCCACCGGCAATGGAAGAGCCCGAGAGCTGGGCGGATCCCGGCGTCGTCGCCTCTGACGACCACGACGACGACAGCCGAGCGCCGGCTTGCAGCGCCGTTCAAGAGAcgggcggcgagaaggacccgTCCGAGACGTGCCCCTTCAAAGTCGTCCACCTGCCCTTCGACCCAAAGTACCTGGACGAGCTGTGGAAGATGGAGTCCACGGTCTGGTCCATGAAGGAAACGCCGAGCCCCTCCTCGGAATCGCTGATCCAAAACAGCCGCCCGGAGTCCGGCGACGCCACGGAAGACGTGGCGCCCGCGGTTCAAATGACTCCCGTGGCAGAGGACGAACCGGAGGACATGGTCACCGCCGCCGCTGCGGAGGAGCGTCCCGGGGACCGGATGGCCCCCGAGGCCGACGCCTGCCCAGTCATGGATGCGGCGGAGATGGCGCCCCCCGCGGCGACAGACTGCTCCCCTCTGAAGGCGGACGCAAACGAGCACCAGGACACGTCCTTCGAGTCTCTGCCTGCCTACCTCCCGTCCACCAGCTGGCTCGCCGACTTCGACAACGTCTACTACTGTAGCACGATGCCGCCAACGCCCACCAAGCAGAGCAGACCCCCGGGCGGGCGCGGCTTGGACATCCCCGCCAGGAGGAGGCGGCTGGACCTCGACCACAAAGGCCAGCTCGCCGTCCGCAAGCCGAAGGAAAGGTACAAACTCAAAGGGAAGGCGGACCGAAGCCGAAGCCTCTCCGACCACGAGTGCTGCCTCAGCCGGAGCTTCAACGAGAACGCGTTCGCTCCCCGCGCCTCCAAGAGGGAGCGGCTTTGCTCCAGGTGCGTGGCCAGGGGCGGAGTCTGCGAGCCCGCCGGGCCGGTGCCCGACGGCCGCGCCCTCAAGAGAAAAGCGGCCGTCTTCCAGCAGTGGAACGACGCGCTCCTGCCCACGTGCGACGCCTGCAGGTCGCACTCCAAGAAACGCCTGGCGAGGAAGGGCTCGGGCCCGGAGGCCCGGTGCCCCCCTCGCGGGCGCGACTCCGAGGGCGAGTCCTCGGAGAACGACTCCAagtggaggacgacgacgacgacgatgacctCCGCCGAGCGCCACGGGAAGCCGAACGTCCTCAAGATGCCGCTGGCGTCCAAGCAGAACCTGGAGAAGCCGAGGGAGAAGAACTGCCCGTGCAGCGGCGAGCACCAGCCCGTCGGGTGGGAGAGGCTGCGCCGCTGTCCCCATGGTAACGCCATCCGGGAGACGGACGAGAACCGCGCGGCGCCGGTGTACCTGCAGGACAAACGCAGGATAATGGATCACGTTTATCCAGCACACAGGTGGCAAACGggtaaggaaggaaggaaggaaggaagggttgcccccccccccccgcacccccctctCTTATATCGAAATCGTGTGTTTTTAGGAATGCAGATGTGTGAATTCTCTCCCCACAGAGAACTCGTGGAACGCAGCCATCGCTCACCCCGACAGCGACGCCTCCAGGACGCCGCGTTTTAACAAGCACAAGAAATCACAATCACAAGGTCTGCTTTCGGGCTCTTTCTCTTCAAACCTGAGCATCGGaatttttaattacatttcaatACAAATGTCGCCGAATGAACGGTTTTGATTGGCTTCTCATTTTGAGAAATGTCATAAACTGTTCTATTTATCACTTTTCCAGTGATCAAAAGATTGAATGTTAGACCTTCATTATTTGCTGCACATTTAAATTAACGTTCCTTTTTGTGATTTTCTCTTTGCAGGAAATTATAGGAAAGACACAAGATGCTGATTTGCACAAGAGCACAATGTTAAAatgacacttttaaaaaaaaaaacaattgatatATTTATGATGTACACTTGAATTAAATTATTGCCACCTGAATGAACTGTATACTCACAATGTGACACTATTTattaacattaataataaacacaactatTTGATACTTCAGTTTGTCGGTTTTTTGGAGATGCATTTTGGTTTTGTCCACCAGATGGAACtgtaacattaaatataaaagcCTGCAGGTGATTCAAATGTTGAACGCTGATTTAAGAACTTTCCTTtaatatagagagagagagagaaggatgtgTGCAGCAGTTTGGAGGATGAAGTGAAACCTCCTGACTTCTTCTCTCAGGTGGACACATCACGTCCTCGTCCAGTTTCATCTCTGCTTTGCACATAATTCAAAGTTTACTTTACGACgacctttttttatcagtgTCTTACCTGAAAGGACTTTGTGGCGTATCAACGTGTTCAGGTGGGTCAAAGCGGTTACTGGGGGATCATCCAATGACACTTTAGCCGTGTTTTAGACGGAGCCGTATTCTTCAACCTGAACGCAAGTCAAATTATCTCCTTCTGCAttgattcatcctctggggactaTGAGTAGGTTTTTGAGGAAATGATCAACGTGTATTTGATGGATGGCCATGAAATATGGTGCAAACATCCACATCTTCCTCAGGATTTAATTCCATTCCATAACTTTGACCTTGATGTGATTATCtgacccccccctacccccctaccccccctccaCTCACCACTCTGTTAAACGATTATTGCTGCTCCCCAAGGAAAAATGGAGAATTCCCAAATGCAGTAAATGAAACCTGGGCTGAACTGTTGGAGTTCATCTGGCGTTCAGCAAACCTTTTGGGATCCGGTATGagtcgtttttttaaatttatttttttacctatgAAACATGTAATGATGTGCAGCAATAATGGTGTTTCATGgctccaggtggaggagaaggaggggggggtaaacagGATGCAGGTTTGCAATGTTGGGCTTTCTCCTCATGCGAATCACCACACGATGTGCAGCCTGCAAAAAGGGGAATAAAAGCCCTGACTTTTGTGCATCGTTTGATACTCAAAAGCTTTGGTGAGttgaaacaacccccccccctcttttttttttaaagtaatttgaGAGGTTCTTCGAGGCCCCCGATGGGATGAAGGGAAGCTGGAGCGCCAAATGTGATTCCCCTCCACGGTTCTGGTCGCCTCTGTTCCTGCGCCAAAGCTTCCACTTTCATGACAGCGGCATCATGGGTAAATGTAAAAGACATGATTAGCTCCTGTTGGGGGGGGTGTTCCATGTGTTTTCCGATGCCTGGACCCCAAGAAGTGCTTCACAGGAGCCGTCGGTTGGGTCTAACTGACTCATCCTCACAAATGTGCTGTTGCATTATTGCATTAAACATTGCGATACAAAGCCGTGTGTCGGTTGCATTTTCAAGATGATGCATAACTGCATCTAAGTGGCTCTGAGGCGTAGCGCGTCTCTTTGTGAAGAGCCTCCCCGGGGGCCTTGCCTCTCACGCGTCGGTGTCGGTCCGAGTGGGCGGGAGCCGCCTCGGAGGCCTTTTGTAAAAGCAGCGAGGTTTCGAGCGTCCGTTCTGCCTCCTTCACTGTGCGGAGGGGTTCTGTCAAGCTGTCGGGTCCAAAGTGCTGCTCAGACCTCACGTCTGGGATGAGTGGAGCCAGGACACGGGGGAGGAATATGAGGACTATAAATCACAGGTGGATATGAAATAATAACATGCCTGGATACATATGTAAAGaatacatataaaataaataagtgacCACCTCACATTATCAAAGGTCAAATGCATAATGTGTCTAATATGAACCTTTCTATGATGAAGATGCTTCTGTCCtgaaaatgtgcaaaatgtGTTTGCTTATTTAATCATGAATGACAtctacattatttttatttttaaaaataaattgaggAGCACATGTTGAAATTAGGAAGCGGGGGAATGAGCGCGTGTTTCCTTCTCTAAATGGGAATGTTGAGTCTGAACGAGGCTCAGTCAGCTGACCTGAAATAACACCGTTTATTCTTCTGTGTTCGGCCTCAGGAGAGTCCACGCGTGAAGGTCCCTGCAGTCTGAAGGACGTGATGGATGCTCCTCCGAAGGCTCCCTTCTGTCATCCAGACGCCCCCAATTAGAGGCCCGGCCACGGCTGGccactccgggggggggggggtggggggggggggggcagcgtttTTCACCACGTGTTCCTGCGTGTCTCAGTTGCACATTGGCAGCGCTTTTTGTGCACGAGCACAAAGCGTTAAGTTGCATTACGAATTTGgataaaaacaactccaaaactaaatgaaataaGTTTACATTCTACCTTCTCCTCCGTGAACTCACGAGTGTTTCCTGAGAAGGTCAAAATGCTTGGTGATGCACGGCGGCTCATGAGTATAACGCGTAAATGTCAAAGGAGCACATCCCCCCCCAGTTGGGATGAACCACACTATCATCTCTTGGCTCAGCTCTTGGCTGGAGCCCCCCCTTCACACCCCCTCCTCAGTGCacctttaaagaaaagaaggtgTCAGGTCGCCGGGCAGCATGTTTCTCAAAATGGCTCCGAGCCCGGAGGCCGATAAGTTCGCTTCTTAGCTGTAAAACAGGTCCATcatgacacccccccctcacaccccgcCTCACGCCTCCCACCTGGCTGCAGGCTCAGCATTTcccgcggagggggggggggggggggcgctggatgGATCGACTCACGCTCTTACTACCCGGAGCCTTTTAATGTCTTTCACTTGACAGATGACCTGTGTTTACGAGGCGCACGGCGCCCGGCCTCGGCGCCGCCGCGTTGAACCCCGCAGAATGAGTCCTTTCAATGGAGGGGGGGTTGgtatctgagggggggggggggctggatttgttttttttgaatgCCGGCAGGGCAGACATGTGGTTTGAGCCGAGCTGCAGAACATGAACACAAATGTGCTTTACAGTCGGACTTAATGTACCTCCGGCTGCGGCCTCGTAGAACTGATGTTTCAGCGAGTACGCTTTGAGAGAAACGTGCAGTAGAGCCGCTCCATTTGACATTTCTTATCAACGTGATGAAGAGCAAGTTCGGTTTGTTTGTATGAAAAAGCTCGCTGGTGAAGCTGCAGACCTCGTGTGGccttaaagggccagtgtgcAACATTTAGTCAATTGGAAGGAATGGAACATTGCAATCTGGAACCCATGGAACCTCACCGTTCTTACATTTCACCTGCTGTGTATTGGGAATTATTGAAGAAAACAGTTTTGACAATTTAAAGGACTGAGAGAAGTCTTGAATgtattaaacaaaaaacatcagtaCAGCTGCAAATTTACCACACAAACAAGCACCTTTTCCAGAATAATAGGATTATTATAATAGGGCTGAAATTCTTCTCATCCATTTGGATTCTTGTAATTTCTCCGACTGTGCTTTATTTAATGTCACTATATATAATAAGTGAAAATCATAATTGGCATTTTATAGATAAAATGACGACAAATCAACTCGAGATCATGTGTTAAAAAAAGCCTCTACTCTGGAAAAAAcgacaaaacaaactaaatattcCCGTCGCGCACAGAGAACCGACCCGTTTTCACAGTGAACATTCAGCCactaaatgatcattttgatgcAGATGGAGAGAGGCGCTTATAAAAAAAGCCACCGAGCCGCAGGACGCCGTAAATGTCACAACATTGACTTGTTGAGGAGACTCCCTGGCGTGAGACTCTTTGGATAGCGGACCgctggtgggttttttttctactcGCAGGTAATCAGCacgccttctcccccccccacccaaacaaACCCAGCGGGGGAATGCCAGCCTGATGGCACTCAGGAAGGAGGTGAGCGGATTGTCGGGAAGACGCTCCAGATGTGGCCAGGAGGTGACCAGGAGAAAGGGAGGCTGCAGGTAGACTTCTTCTCGCTCGAGCAGAACCTCGTGACACTAAAGTATTTTTGAGGGaaaccttttgtgttttcaaagaacatttttgaAGAGGATACAGACCAACCACACATCTGGATCCTTAATGGAACTCGTTTCTCTGGCAGAAAGTTGATAAAGCTGAAGATCACAGGTGGCTCCAAAGCGTCTACCATGTGGTCAGAGAGCTGCTGCACGGAAAAGCTCCTCCCAGACTTCCGCTGTGCTGTGAACAATCATGCTTCCACGACCCAAACATCTTAGTCAGATTTATCCCTAAGAGGCTTCTCTCTCCCAGCAGACGTGGTGCCGTGTCAGCTGAAGCTGATTCTCAAGGTCTCCTCCAGTTAAATGAGTTTAACCCTTTAACTGTGATCATCACCAGCAAAAACTAGATTTTTGTTGCCTGTTGACAGGAGATATGGAGCCTTTCCCTCCGGCTCACATAATCCTCTGTGGATGGGAGGTATCTGGCGGaggcgccccccctccccacccccgtCGTGGATTAGAGGAGCTGGAATGGGAGGTGAAGGGGAGAGATGGAGCCGATCGGGCCGAGGTGTGAAAGTGCACAAATTCACTGTCACGGTTTCGGTTCATCTCAAAATGCATGAAATCTCTGCCGGGAGATTGTCTCATAAAAGGTCATTAGACGCTGCAGGAGGTCAGAGATTCTCAAAAATAAAGACTCTGCCGAGgggatgcagtgtgtgtgtgtgtgtgtgtgtgtgtgtgtgtgtgtgtgtgtgtgtgtgtgtgctgtttctGAGTACACAACATTTAAGATATTCCTCCATTTCCACTTAGTAATAGAAGTGAAGGTCAGTCTTCTGAAATAAGAAGCGGTCGGCCTCAAAATTCAATTTCTGCTTCATTTCCAGGAGGCGACTGAGATGTTAATATTTCCTCTTACACATTCATTTCATGCGTTCATTTCACGCACCTCTGACATgtagccaacccccccccgccccccaagaTGAGGTCCGCCGTGCCAACTAAATTAGTGAGCGATCGTCGATCACCCCACTGCCGGGAGAATTAGAGCTAAttagacacagagagggagggagagagggcgaGATAAGAGGAGACGAGAGTGCTTCCTCATCAAGGACGTCTCGTAGTGTGACTCCTGCTGTTGCTGCTTTCAGGGCCTTCACCCAAAAAAAGTGAACCACAGACAGACGCTGGctttaaatggaccatcatttactaaaagaACATCATGGTGTATTGAAGAAacacttgaaactagagactgagaccataaactcatgtttacaatgtttactgagggaatagaagtggagtcattttctcatagacgtctacaCAACCTCAGGAACAGGTGGTTGCTTCCGAGCTCCTGCCGAGCGATGGCTCCCATTCAGAAAGCAGAGcaccgctttaaaaaaaaaaaagatcttcttcttttattgccCGCGATAAACTCAATCTCACGCCGGAGTGTATCCAATTATACGGCCTCGCAGGCCGCATTCAGAACGAGGTCACCTTAACTCCTATCTCCTCCTCATCGAGCCGAGGTTGAAAGGGGGATTTGATTGGGTGATAGCGGCTGAGGCCAAAGATGTATCAGCCACAATTTCATCAGCAGCCATTCCTTGTCCATCTCTCTGGAGAGAGGTGCTTTGTGGGTGGGGACGGGTTCAGACTACAGGTCCACTGCTACCGACCACTGAGGGTCCGAAAAACACTCGTGGATCTCTTTGTAGTTATTTAGTTATCTATTTTAGTAGTTGGATTCTCTTTAAAgtggttttgtgtctctttgttgttCTTTCGTATCTCTTTTAGtagtttgagtctctttgtagttcgGTTGGATCTATTTTAGtagtttgagtctctttgtagttattttgtatctcttttagtagtttgtgtctctttgtagaaaTGTTGTATCTCTTTTAGTAGTTTGAGTCTCTGTAGTTATTTTGTATCTCTTTTAGttgtttgagtctctttgtagttcgGTTGGATCTATTTTAGtagtttgagtctctttgtagttattTTGTATCTCTTTTAGTAGTTcgagtctctttgtagttatATTGTATCTCTTTTAGtagtttgagtctctttgtagtttgtTTGTATCTCTTTTAGTAGTTcgagtctctttgtagttattttgtatctcttttagtagtttgtgtctctttgtagaaaTTTTGTATCTCTTTTAGtagtttgagtctctttgtagttcttTTGTATCTCTTTTAGTAGTTTGAGTCTCTTTGGAGTTATTTTGAATCTCTTTGTAGTTCGTTTGTATCTCTTTTAGttgtttgagtctctttgtagttcttTTGTATCTATTTTTGTTACATTGTGTCTATTTTGCTAGTTCTTTTATATCTCTGCAGTGGCTTTGGGTCTTcttgttgttattttgtatCTCTTTGAAATGGTTTCCTGTCTGTTTGTACAGTGTAAAACATGCGTCTCTCATGGGGAACAACGCTTGACGTTCGTTAATCCGCCCTAAGACACCGTTTCTCTCAAGGTCAGCCTCCGCCCTCTGGACCCGCTGACCGTAAATCACTCTCCAGCGCGGGCGTCGACCAAAGCGCTTAAAATGTAACTGTCCTCATCAAGGTGGCTGAACCCCTGTGCCcggcccgaggggggggggggggttcatcagTCTACGGGCCCGTGGAGTGGAATTGGCAAGGAAGCAGATGGGGGACGGAGAGGAATCCCTCTGATGAGCCACTGAGGGGGAGGTTCACTCATTTAACGGATGAGTTTCATCTCAGCATGAATCATGGATGTTATAATAATACAGTGTGTGCACTGCCTGCCCTCCCCTCTGACTCCTTTTTCATGTCACCGTGTTTATTGTTCTGACCTTCATTTCTGCTCTTAACAGTGTCaacagtcatttttatttagcGTTAATTCTAGCGCCCCCTGTGGAGCAAAGTGGTATGTCTTCTGTAACCAGGGTCCCTTTAAATCTCTCATTCTACAGCAGCAAGCTCCGGCGGTCTGACCCCCCCTCAGTCCTGGTTCCCTCTAGCAGGTcctgcaatgcattgtgggtctcTGGCATGACATAGTTACACAATTCAGAGTCACGCGAATACCAAAACAAAAGTAGCAGCGCGTGTAATGCGTGTAGCTCGACTTGATGCAAATGAACCCCTCCAGATACCTGGAAACAACCCGTCCATGTGTCCTCGCCATTGGCTACGACCCCGTGTGACATCATTATGTCATTCTCAGTGTGTTGTTCTCACGTTGACTTTCCCGTTGGGTCGTAAAAACCAACAGAAGATGAGATAATCGTAGAGAAGGTTGTTGTGACCCTCTCGACATGAACATTCATTTTCTAAAACTCTTTTCCCTCATAGAGACAACGGAGAGCTTCTCCAGCGCTCTCTCCGTCTTTCCTTCCCAAACCCATGAGCTCATCCGAGCggaatcaaaacaacaacaagcccAACATCTCACAGCTTCACAGCTTCCGAACCCACCTGACAAACAGCTCCACTTTCTTTGTTTCCTGCTAGTTGACCCAGAAACATGCTCCCTCTCTCCACTCAACACGCGGTACACAACCACCTGGCGCACACTTTGCATTTACACTGGAGACACAAGTAtgtgggggaggcgggggggggggggggggttgcatgcCCTGATCCCAGCAGGAGAAATTGGGCAGAAGACGAACCCTCACATGTCTTTTTCTGGCTTCACTGAAGTGGCACCAGGTGGCTGATGTTTTGTGCTT
This region includes:
- the LOC119198289 gene encoding uncharacterized protein LOC119198289, producing MEAAASAFQHSYGLGPRCPDPRYAAQQGHAPHPPSAPGPSGAPRPEEQQHHKPFFYIQPSQPYMPMQWPVPVPMHVPYNPYYPGLGYGLPMMPHYQPNPYMEPPAFVVPTTHLHLMDYRRMLNPQYYQTMAYHSRRFRYQQNSPSRETTSSEVQTEPLSAAQKAGPSGPGDAPVPAGLPARKGGDDHQSPGVSVKGLPSPAPLAQKSDPAAADPRKQPSGSFVFQTEEVRIECCSTPVGLQLLHETKEVSHSFTQDSGAVLRGWQDEESRVPGEQAEQALQACPDALAVAETPPAMEEPESWADPGVVASDDHDDDSRAPACSAVQETGGEKDPSETCPFKVVHLPFDPKYLDELWKMESTVWSMKETPSPSSESLIQNSRPESGDATEDVAPAVQMTPVAEDEPEDMVTAAAAEERPGDRMAPEADACPVMDAAEMAPPAATDCSPLKADANEHQDTSFESLPAYLPSTSWLADFDNVYYCSTMPPTPTKQSRPPGGRGLDIPARRRRLDLDHKGQLAVRKPKERYKLKGKADRSRSLSDHECCLSRSFNENAFAPRASKRERLCSRCVARGGVCEPAGPVPDGRALKRKAAVFQQWNDALLPTCDACRSHSKKRLARKGSGPEARCPPRGRDSEGESSENDSKWRTTTTTMTSAERHGKPNVLKMPLASKQNLEKPREKNCPCSGEHQPVGWERLRRCPHGNAIRETDENRAAPVYLQDKRRIMDHVYPAHRWQTENSWNAAIAHPDSDASRTPRFNKHKKSQSQGNYRKDTRC